In Aegilops tauschii subsp. strangulata cultivar AL8/78 chromosome 3, Aet v6.0, whole genome shotgun sequence, one genomic interval encodes:
- the LOC141042719 gene encoding uncharacterized protein, with the protein MRGDGFGAGRQGRGAGRFDRGRGRGRGFDSHVWKRKMEMGSSSTTNDKWEEAAGGLQANRTRQSRWDGDGGDLQDSQETAATEGRQEAPTHRQEMRGGDSGSDKAHRAFDKNNVSAVNREYSSSGIIAPPCDACQICHLPGHFTVRCPQAFCERCKKRGHLSFVCNEFFPWDHTPVMCAFQTKGQGFFYIPDYSVDRQSRENIFNIVVTITDGLAQTKDIEHELSVYVGQGWRCSARFFAPQKFVMRMPNPREVDRALFVENIKLKNCGFSVKFSPWSEDIDSEGLLEIAWVRIGKIPPNKRCDKTVAYVGGLVGITLDVDMSTINRPSSVRAKIGCRSIAQLPATAEGVLAGRFYKFTYEVEEVLVKNPVNAETVDPIPDERTKPNQTPKRRRTEQEKGVPQPESTGRDNIGGSYRGGKACRLLYDDKEGSPSTESDEDNSLLIETLQKEIKEKMKEDGMDSSNWIVPRNPDVMETTVQDIHVKEVIHNKFTSACQTATNPSQIVEVTGEVDPGLKTSCSYMVQLPSSENMEEIILTPPLATEAPLRFSKRNASGMQGKIEDKAKKLASKKNLEGNNTHASKNSFDVLSDNELISRANKIGADIPNDNFAVIDIIRELECARKELEDKREDNNTEIVRDNLIVTDGLGRNTPVNLEWLDQEEHIYEHISSIKPKKKNIANLLSKFLGL; encoded by the coding sequence AGAGGCGGCCGGCGGTCTGCAGGCGAACCGAACCCGGCAATCCCGATGGGATGGGGATGGCGGTGACCTGCAAGACTCCCAGGAGACGGCGGCGACTGAGGGGCGGCAGGAAGCTCCTACCCATCGTCAAGAGATGCGTGGTGGAGACAGCGGAAGCGACAAGGCGCACCGCGCCTTCGACAAGAACAACGTCTCTGCCGTGAACCGCGAGTATTCCTCTTCTGGTATTATCGCTCCACCTTGTGATGCTTGTCAGATCTGCCATCTACCTGGGCATTTTACTGTTAGATGCCCTCAAGCTTTCTGTGAGAGATGTAAGAAAAGAGGTCACCTATCCTTTGTTTGCAATGAGTTCTTCCCTTGGGATCACACACCTGTGATGTGTGCATTTCAAACTAAGGGTCAGGGTTTCTTTTACATTCCTGACTACAGCGTGGATAGGCAGAGCAGGGAAAACATTTTCAATATAGTTGTCACCATTACTGATGGCTTGGCTCAGACCAAAGATATTGAGCATGAGTTAAGTGTGTATGTTGGCCAGGGGTGGCGTTGCTCTGCTAGATTCTTTGCTCCTCAAAAGTTTGTAATGAGGATGCCGAATCCTAGAGAGGTTGACAGAGCTCTTTTTGTTGAGAATATTAAGTTGAAAAATTGTGGGTTTAGTGTCAAGTTCTCTCCCTGGTCTGAGGATATTGATTCTGAGGGACTGTTAGAGATTGCTTGGGTTAGGATTGGGAAAATTCCACCTAACAAGAGATGtgataaaactgttgcttatgtGGGAGGGTTAGTTGGAATTACCCTGGATGTTGATATGTCAACTATAAATCGTCCCTCTTCTGTCAGAGCTAAAATTGGCTGTAGATCGATAGCTCAACTTCCTGCCACTGCTGAAGGGGTGCTTGCAGGACGCTTCTACAAGTTCACTTATGAAGTTGAGGAGGTTTTGGTTAAAAATCCTGTGAATGCAGAAACTGTGGATCCTATTCCTGATGAAAGGACCAAGCCAAATCAGACCCCTAAGAGGAGACGTACTGAACAAGAGAAAGGGGTGCCGCAGCCTGAGTCTACTGGACGTGACAACATTGGGGGTTCCTATCGTGGTGGCAAGGCCTGTCGCCTGCTATATGATGATAAAGAGGGATCTCCCTCTACTGAAAGTGATGAAGATAATTCTCTACTTATTGAAACGCTGCAGAAAGAAATCAAGGAAAAAATGAAAGAAGATGGCATGGACTCCTCTAACTGGATTGTCCCTAGGAATCCTGATGTCATGGAGACTACTGTTCAAGATATACATGTGAAAGAAGTCATACATAATAAATTTACCTCGGCTTGTCAAACTGCTACTAACCCTTCTCAGATTGTGGAGGTGACTGGTGAGGTGGACCCTGGGTTGAAGACTTCATGCAGCTATATGGTACAACTCCCATCTTCTGAAAACATGGAGGAGATCATTCTTACTCCTCCACTAGCAACTGAAGCCCCACTGAGATTCAGCAAACGTAACGCCTCTGGGATGCAGGGCAAGATTGAGGACAAGGCCAAGAAACTGGCTAGTAAGAAAAATCTGGAAGGTAACAATACCCATGCTTCCAAAAATTCCTTTGATGTACTTTCTGACAATGAGTTGATTAGTAGAGCTAATAAGATAGGGGCAGACATACCCAATGATAATTTCGCTGTTATTGACATTATTAGAGAGCTTGAATGCGCCCGAAAAGAATTAGAAGATaaaagggaagataacaacactgAAATAGTACGGGATAACTTGATTGTGACAGACGGTTTGGGTAGGAACACCCCTGTGAATTTAGAATGGTTGGACCAGGAAGAACATATATATGAACATATCTCTTCTATTAAACCTAAGAAAAAAAACATAGCAAATCTGCTGTCAAAATTCCTAGGCCTGTGA